In Terriglobia bacterium, the DNA window TTTGATCTGGGGCGATTCAATCACGCCGCCTACTTCGGCATTGGTGCGATTCACTGTCTCGGCCGCCGCAGTGACTTGAACCGTTTCGGACGTCTCGCCGACCTCCAGGTGGGCATCAATCGTCCGAGTCTCTCCGTATTGCAGATCGATCGGTTCGATACTGACTGGTCTAAACCCGGGCTTTGCGATCGTGAGCGTATAGGTACCGACAGGCAGAGCCGTTACCTGATAGAGACCTTCTTCGCTGGATATCGTCAGGCGACGAAGCCCGGTCGCGGCCGATTTCAGTTCAATGCTGACGCCGCTGACTAACGCTCCGGAGGGATCCGTAACGGCGCCATCGATCGCCGCGCGGTCCTGCGCGAGCAGACAGGCCGAAGAAACGCCGAGCAGACAAGAGAACAGACCGAGCCGTCGCATGGTACTCCTCCTCTTTCGCGCAATCGACCTGGAACTTGAAAAGTCGACTTTATCCGGTCTCTATTTCATGTCGATGACGATCGGCCGACAGGCCGTTTGCGAGCGTGAACCTTCGTACCCGGCCGCTGGTTCACGCGACAAATGTCATGAAGCTGTAAACAAGTTCGATGATGCTATTCTTTCTGCCAGGGAGATTTCAAGAAATGACGGCGAGGATGCGGCTCGTCGCATACGCTGCTCCGGCGATGGCGTGGCTGATTTACGGCGCCTATTCGCAGGAGCCGGCTGCACAGGCGTCTGCGGGGAAGGTAGTGGGCGGGCCCTATGCCGTCAACGTCGGGGCGCGTTCGGCGACGGTGATGTGGCTGGTTCAAACAGGTGAGTCCTCGCTCGGAGCGGAACCAGGCAAGGCTGATCAGCGAGCGCCTGTACTGCGCGCGGAAAAGACAACCTTCGTAGGACTCCAGCGCGGAACCACTTATTACTACCAAGCGTTCCCGGGCGAAGCCGGGAAAGGCTCCTTCCGAACGGCCCCCTCCGGCAACGCTCCGTTTCAGTTCGTGGTCTACGGCGACACACGCACACGGCACGACATACATCGCAAGGTAATCGCGGCGATTCTCGGATTTGCGCACCCGGATTTCGTCATGCACACCGGAGACCTGGTGGCGAACGGAGATGATCCCGCGCTGTGGCCGATCTTCTTCGATGCCGAACGAGAGCTATTGCGGAAAGCAGCATTCTTTCCCGCACTCGGGAATCACGAGCGCGACGCCGCCAACTACTTTGACTTCCTGCGAGCCAAGCCGTATTACTCGTTCGACTGGGGCAACGCGCATTTCACGGTAATCGACAGCGACATTGAAAACGCCGGCGCCACCGCGGAACAGCGAGACGCTTTCTGGAAGCAACAGGTTCGGTGGCTGGAAGACGACCTACGTTCTGCTCAGCAGGCCGATTTCCGCTTCTTGTTTGCGCACCATCCTCCCATGACCGCGGTGAAGCGCCGGCAAGGCGACAACCCTCACATGACGGCGCTCGAATCGATGTTCGCAAGATACAAACTCTCTGCCGGCTTCTTCGGTCACGACCACAACTACCAGCATTACCTCAAGGACGGAATTCATTACTTCATCACAGGAGGCGGCGGCGCGCCGC includes these proteins:
- a CDS encoding metallophosphoesterase; amino-acid sequence: MTARMRLVAYAAPAMAWLIYGAYSQEPAAQASAGKVVGGPYAVNVGARSATVMWLVQTGESSLGAEPGKADQRAPVLRAEKTTFVGLQRGTTYYYQAFPGEAGKGSFRTAPSGNAPFQFVVYGDTRTRHDIHRKVIAAILGFAHPDFVMHTGDLVANGDDPALWPIFFDAERELLRKAAFFPALGNHERDAANYFDFLRAKPYYSFDWGNAHFTVIDSDIENAGATAEQRDAFWKQQVRWLEDDLRSAQQADFRFLFAHHPPMTAVKRRQGDNPHMTALESMFARYKLSAGFFGHDHNYQHYLKDGIHYFITGGGGAP